In uncultured Draconibacterium sp., one genomic interval encodes:
- a CDS encoding TonB-dependent receptor — protein sequence MKKTFLMLLLFLISVCGWAQVQKISGTVVDEEKKPIPGVTVLVEGTTNGTLTDMDGKFQLSVNNSEALVRFSFIGMKTLVVPVNGKSVIDVTLKQDVLGLEEVVVVGYGQQEKASVVAAISSIGADEIVRTPTSNLATGLAGKMPGLTVMLKGGELGNEDINMYIRGQATTNNTQPLVLVDGIERELTTVDAYDVESVNVLKDASATAVYGVRGANGVILVTTKKGQVGKPIVTANANYSMQYVERLPQPLNAVDYMTVRNSAIEMHNQATGGNSPLAFEQELVDNYTDYMARFPTYYVDRDFYGEYMKDYTPMLKSSVNMRGGTKKTKYFASMGYTGQTGPFKTEGWDEYNFKNSQRLDRFNYRANVDLQINDLLKVYLNLSGYLQDKHDPTVNGSSSGSINTYGANYSTLMAQFTDIPSISFADVNEYDQVLSAPGRKDRVPFGSLNRTGYRTATTNTLQTTVGLNMDLPFITKGLSARAQVSYDSRATHIRGYRRTYATYIAVLNEVDGEQVVEYVSNNGDPDSDLSSALTQSFSTNFDLEGALNYARKFEQHNVTGMLLYKQSQSVNNIDIPRNYVGIVGRLTYSYARKYMTEFNFGMNGSEQFAPGKRFGFFPSVSLGWTLTEEEFMSNVGFLDYLKIRTSFGQVGNDRMGGQRFLYLPNWTQAQNGYFSGMWRPNGMPSATFESTMPNMNITWEVANKYNAAIETRVFDYIKLDVDVFYEKRSSILTGVSLIPEYMYGQSNLPPTNAGVMSNKGFEVTLGYSKSFKNDLWINTRFSATFARNKIVKMNETPLDDSYAYPYTTEGFSRGVMWGYDCLGYFESTEEIQNWADMSALSTNVLPGDLKYRDVNGDGYIDSKDLIPMEYPNIPEWNYSYTFSAGYKNFDFSVLIDVATNYMYNFYGRGVLDWENQEIGSYKNYFELHKYAWTPERYENGERIEYPRLHHDGITISKNPSSYWMKEMWFARLRNIEFGYSIPERACNSMKISKARVFVNGQNIFTLDNMPFKYFDPEVTNSLAHPVLSTVNVGLNVTF from the coding sequence ATGAAGAAAACATTTTTGATGCTTCTCCTATTCCTTATATCAGTATGCGGATGGGCGCAAGTACAAAAGATTTCAGGTACGGTAGTCGATGAAGAAAAAAAGCCGATACCTGGCGTAACTGTTCTTGTAGAGGGGACTACTAATGGTACATTAACAGATATGGATGGCAAGTTTCAATTGTCTGTTAATAATTCAGAGGCTTTAGTCCGGTTCTCGTTTATTGGAATGAAAACACTGGTTGTTCCTGTAAACGGAAAGTCAGTTATCGATGTAACCTTAAAACAAGATGTTCTCGGACTGGAAGAGGTCGTGGTAGTTGGATATGGTCAGCAAGAAAAAGCAAGTGTAGTTGCGGCCATTTCTTCCATTGGTGCCGACGAAATTGTGCGTACACCAACCTCTAACCTGGCAACCGGTTTGGCTGGTAAAATGCCGGGTTTAACTGTAATGCTCAAAGGTGGTGAGCTCGGTAACGAGGACATTAACATGTACATTCGCGGGCAGGCAACAACCAACAATACACAGCCGCTGGTATTGGTCGATGGTATCGAGCGTGAACTTACAACCGTAGATGCGTATGATGTTGAATCAGTAAATGTTTTAAAAGATGCGTCAGCTACAGCTGTTTATGGAGTAAGAGGGGCCAACGGTGTTATTTTGGTAACAACAAAGAAAGGGCAGGTTGGTAAACCCATTGTTACCGCCAACGCCAACTATTCAATGCAGTACGTTGAACGTTTGCCCCAACCTTTAAATGCTGTCGATTACATGACCGTGCGAAACAGCGCAATCGAAATGCATAATCAGGCCACCGGTGGCAATTCTCCATTAGCCTTTGAACAGGAACTAGTTGATAATTACACTGATTACATGGCTAGATTCCCAACCTATTATGTCGATCGTGACTTTTACGGAGAGTACATGAAAGACTATACTCCAATGTTAAAGTCAAGTGTAAACATGAGAGGTGGGACCAAAAAAACCAAATATTTTGCAAGTATGGGCTATACAGGGCAAACCGGGCCATTTAAAACCGAAGGATGGGACGAATATAACTTCAAAAACAGTCAGCGCCTGGATCGTTTTAACTACCGGGCTAATGTTGATTTACAGATTAATGATTTATTGAAAGTTTATTTGAACCTTTCAGGATATTTACAGGATAAACATGATCCAACAGTAAACGGAAGCTCTTCCGGATCAATTAATACTTATGGAGCCAATTATTCAACCTTAATGGCCCAGTTCACCGATATTCCATCAATTTCATTTGCCGATGTTAATGAATATGATCAGGTATTATCAGCTCCGGGGCGTAAAGACCGGGTACCTTTTGGATCATTAAACCGAACAGGTTACCGTACAGCTACCACAAATACCCTTCAAACTACTGTGGGATTAAATATGGATTTACCATTCATTACAAAAGGTTTAAGTGCAAGGGCGCAGGTATCGTACGATAGCAGGGCTACCCACATTAGAGGGTACCGAAGAACCTATGCTACATATATTGCAGTACTTAATGAAGTGGATGGAGAACAGGTAGTTGAATATGTTTCGAACAATGGCGATCCCGATTCTGATTTATCATCGGCACTAACACAAAGCTTTTCAACAAATTTCGACCTTGAAGGGGCATTAAACTATGCGCGTAAGTTTGAGCAGCATAATGTTACCGGAATGTTGCTGTATAAACAAAGTCAGTCAGTTAATAACATTGATATTCCCCGAAATTATGTTGGTATTGTAGGAAGGCTTACCTACAGCTATGCCCGGAAGTATATGACAGAATTCAACTTTGGGATGAACGGTTCTGAACAGTTTGCTCCAGGGAAACGGTTTGGATTCTTTCCATCTGTATCACTGGGATGGACACTTACCGAGGAAGAATTTATGAGTAATGTTGGTTTCCTCGATTATCTGAAAATACGTACTTCTTTTGGCCAGGTTGGAAACGACAGAATGGGAGGTCAGCGGTTTTTATATTTACCCAACTGGACACAGGCCCAGAACGGATATTTTTCCGGCATGTGGAGACCCAATGGTATGCCCAGTGCTACCTTCGAAAGTACAATGCCCAACATGAATATTACCTGGGAAGTTGCCAATAAATATAATGCAGCTATTGAAACCCGCGTTTTTGATTACATAAAACTAGATGTTGATGTGTTTTATGAAAAACGTTCGTCGATATTAACCGGCGTGTCGCTTATTCCTGAATACATGTACGGGCAATCTAATTTGCCTCCAACCAATGCCGGAGTAATGAGTAACAAAGGATTTGAAGTAACGCTTGGCTATTCAAAGTCGTTTAAAAACGATTTGTGGATAAACACCAGGTTTAGTGCAACTTTTGCCCGTAATAAAATTGTAAAAATGAATGAAACTCCTCTGGACGACTCTTATGCTTATCCATACACTACAGAGGGATTCAGCCGTGGTGTAATGTGGGGCTACGATTGTTTAGGCTATTTCGAGAGTACCGAGGAAATTCAGAATTGGGCTGATATGTCGGCATTATCCACAAACGTTTTACCGGGCGATTTAAAATACCGCGATGTTAACGGCGATGGATATATCGACTCGAAAGACCTTATACCAATGGAATATCCGAACATTCCGGAGTGGAATTATTCGTATACGTTTTCTGCTGGTTACAAAAATTTCGATTTCTCGGTTTTGATTGATGTGGCCACCAACTATATGTATAATTTCTACGGAAGAGGCGTATTGGATTGGGAGAACCAGGAAATTGGAAGCTACAAAAACTATTTCGAACTTCATAAATACGCCTGGACACCCGAGCGCTATGAAAATGGAGAGAGAATTGAATACCCCAGGTTGCATCACGACGGAATAACAATCAGTAAAAATCCAAGCTCTTATTGGATGAAAGAAATGTGGTTTGCCCGGCTGCGGAACATCGAATTTGGTTATTCTATTCCGGAGCGTGCATGTAATAGTATGAAAATAAGTAAGGCTCGTGTATTTGTAAATGGCCAAAATATTTTCACACTCGATAATATGCCTTTTAAGTATTTCGATCCCGAGGTAACCAATTCATTGGCTCATCCTGTGCTTTCAACTGTAAACGTAGGACTGAATGTTACTTTTTAA
- a CDS encoding two-component regulator propeller domain-containing protein: protein MKIAVIFLCFYVSVLSALATNAHFQNISIEHGLSNLNINTLCQDNQGYIWIGTQRGLNRFNGYEFQQYYFDRNDSLGLSSDLITALYCDSDDCLFVGTNNGLSCYNIREQKFIRRFTEIGARYILDIKKWNGELYVATDSGLYKVLQSGEVTLISERIRINVLFVDRKKRLWCGSNRELLFVENNSVVHAFSGNEAFLHGPNIINSIYEDYQRNQIWLGTNNGITLFGTATMNAAKNLNGTTPDVMLSGCKIEFIIEKTAGIIWIGTYNSGLYEYNVSTGKLGLLNSDNVISGLNSKSFSSVLVDNCGNTWLGTFDNGLAVNFKYFKNFNPDANLNRLTKNKFITSISSFGNSSLLISTRGDGFYTYNKTTGNSCHYTSGNSDLGSNFLKNTCLDNSNQVWIGSLSGIQVFNLSTQTFYNLSPEIKIGYSTIFCDKEWIYLGIPGLGLMVFDKDRSLIYHIEKCGPNITKIVEVNENELLLTSFGRGVYLYDKNTKNAIPLHEKFPEVEGLNRIVTAHIDKTGDFWLGSYLWGMYCVDRKNGTISNFDKSTGLPSNDVIGIVEDEYNQLWLSTSYGLSRLNKNTGTIKNYFINEGVNNTQFHEKSAFRSDDGMIFIGGNYGLTCFYPEQLVLPNVAPLRLILEELQVLNNTVMPSSDGRILKEPISFASKITLSHKEKEFSLKLTAFDFLSSEQVQYAYRLKGLDKNWIEIGTRRLVSFAYLKPGTYTFQFKAKSTDGDWSEPSKPLEIEIRPAPWFAWWALSLYALIIALTTWGVFRFLFRLKLYRHKLEMEQYEHQREKDIHEMKLRFFTNISHEFRTPLTIISGLAKQLTDSNKSEQQKSQVIQSLQLNIKRLLKLVNQILVFRELEKDTLELKLKTQNIAVLVADAVKPFEFYAAKKDIAIHYSNVDNYNLALDDDKVDKVLSNIIANAVKFTPNGGNIKISSQILNANQVKSAYETATLPESESFIQIQIADSGLGIEPANLKTIFQRYKKFDSEQADYSGTGIGLDFCQKLISLHNGYIKAENAKERGAVFSFVLPVNQNNLATSLTEAVVENGGAVSVTSQTKEIIKRKHKTVLVVEDDAELNQLLTESLKEYYSVLSSFDGSEALELIENKAIDLIVSDVMMPSVNGFEFCEQVKTSEKWAHIPFILLSAKTDIETQISGLNTGADLYITKPFEMNYLLAVVDSQMSNREKIHQIFMNGAMPKFEKDELNQNDILFLKKVNKLIEENYRNTAFNVADLAQLMNMSRSTFYRKFIGLTNVTPNDYIKKFKVNKAVELLKTKSYSIAETSELAGFATQGYFSTTFKNEMGLTPSEFVKKNV, encoded by the coding sequence ATGAAAATAGCGGTAATATTTCTTTGTTTTTATGTTAGTGTTTTAAGTGCCCTGGCCACGAATGCACATTTTCAGAACATTTCTATCGAACACGGCTTGTCGAACCTTAACATTAATACACTTTGCCAGGATAATCAGGGGTACATTTGGATTGGCACGCAACGGGGGCTTAACCGTTTTAATGGCTACGAATTTCAACAATATTATTTCGATAGAAACGATTCGCTGGGACTAAGTTCTGATTTAATTACGGCACTTTATTGCGACTCGGATGATTGCTTATTTGTGGGCACCAATAATGGACTTAGTTGCTACAATATTCGGGAGCAAAAATTTATCAGGCGTTTTACTGAAATTGGAGCAAGATACATACTGGACATAAAAAAATGGAACGGAGAGTTGTATGTTGCAACAGATAGTGGTTTGTATAAAGTATTGCAATCAGGCGAAGTAACTCTTATCTCCGAACGGATTCGAATTAATGTATTGTTTGTTGACAGAAAGAAGCGCTTGTGGTGTGGCAGCAACCGGGAATTGTTATTTGTAGAAAATAATTCGGTTGTACATGCTTTTTCCGGAAATGAAGCTTTTCTGCATGGTCCAAACATTATAAATTCAATTTACGAGGATTACCAGCGAAATCAAATATGGCTTGGAACCAACAACGGAATTACCCTGTTCGGTACCGCAACAATGAATGCAGCAAAGAACCTGAACGGAACAACGCCTGATGTTATGCTTTCGGGGTGTAAAATTGAATTTATTATTGAGAAAACTGCCGGAATAATTTGGATAGGCACCTATAATTCGGGGTTGTACGAATACAATGTATCTACAGGAAAACTAGGTTTGTTAAACTCAGATAATGTTATTTCAGGCTTAAATTCTAAAAGTTTTTCATCAGTGTTGGTCGATAATTGTGGTAATACCTGGCTGGGGACTTTCGACAATGGTTTGGCCGTTAATTTCAAATATTTTAAAAACTTTAATCCCGATGCCAATCTAAATCGCCTGACAAAAAATAAGTTTATTACCAGTATCAGTTCATTTGGAAATAGTTCATTACTTATTTCTACACGTGGGGATGGTTTTTACACCTACAATAAAACAACCGGTAACAGTTGTCATTATACAAGCGGGAATAGCGATTTGGGGAGCAACTTTTTAAAAAATACCTGCCTCGATAATAGCAACCAGGTGTGGATTGGAAGTTTGTCTGGAATACAGGTTTTTAATCTTTCAACTCAAACATTCTATAACCTATCTCCTGAAATTAAAATTGGGTACTCCACTATTTTTTGCGATAAAGAGTGGATTTATTTGGGAATTCCCGGGCTTGGATTGATGGTTTTTGACAAAGACAGAAGCTTAATCTACCACATTGAAAAGTGTGGCCCCAATATTACAAAGATTGTAGAAGTTAATGAAAATGAATTGTTGTTAACCAGCTTTGGCAGAGGTGTTTATTTGTATGATAAAAATACTAAAAACGCTATTCCCCTTCATGAAAAATTTCCCGAAGTTGAGGGCTTAAACAGAATTGTTACGGCACATATTGACAAAACAGGTGATTTTTGGTTAGGAAGTTACTTGTGGGGAATGTATTGTGTCGACCGTAAAAACGGAACAATATCGAACTTCGATAAAAGTACCGGTTTGCCCAGTAACGATGTAATCGGTATTGTTGAAGATGAATACAACCAGTTGTGGTTAAGTACTTCGTATGGATTGTCGCGGTTGAATAAAAATACGGGCACGATAAAAAATTATTTTATAAACGAAGGCGTTAATAACACGCAGTTTCACGAAAAATCGGCTTTTCGGAGCGATGATGGAATGATTTTTATTGGCGGAAATTACGGGCTAACGTGTTTTTATCCCGAGCAGTTGGTTTTGCCCAATGTTGCTCCGCTGCGATTAATTTTGGAAGAGTTACAAGTATTGAACAATACGGTTATGCCTTCATCTGATGGCCGCATTCTGAAAGAGCCCATTTCATTCGCTTCAAAAATTACCCTGTCGCATAAAGAAAAAGAGTTCAGCTTAAAACTAACTGCATTCGATTTTCTCTCTTCTGAACAAGTGCAATATGCATACAGGCTAAAAGGTTTAGATAAAAACTGGATTGAGATCGGGACACGTCGCCTAGTATCTTTTGCTTATTTAAAACCCGGTACCTATACATTTCAGTTTAAAGCAAAATCAACCGATGGCGACTGGTCTGAACCATCAAAACCTTTGGAAATTGAAATAAGGCCAGCTCCCTGGTTTGCCTGGTGGGCATTAAGTTTGTATGCCCTTATTATTGCATTAACAACATGGGGTGTTTTCCGGTTCTTATTCAGGCTGAAATTATACCGCCATAAACTTGAAATGGAACAGTACGAGCATCAGCGCGAAAAAGATATCCACGAAATGAAACTGCGTTTTTTTACGAATATTTCGCACGAGTTTCGTACGCCATTAACCATCATATCGGGGCTGGCCAAACAGTTAACCGATAGTAACAAAAGCGAACAGCAAAAAAGCCAGGTAATACAAAGTCTGCAACTTAACATTAAACGTTTGTTAAAGCTGGTGAACCAAATTTTGGTATTTCGTGAGTTGGAGAAGGATACCCTGGAATTAAAACTGAAAACGCAAAATATAGCAGTTTTAGTGGCCGATGCCGTTAAGCCCTTTGAATTTTATGCAGCGAAAAAGGATATCGCGATTCATTATTCAAACGTTGACAATTACAACCTGGCGCTTGACGATGATAAAGTAGACAAGGTGTTGAGTAATATAATAGCGAATGCAGTAAAATTTACGCCAAACGGCGGAAACATTAAAATAAGTTCGCAGATTTTAAATGCCAACCAGGTTAAAAGTGCTTACGAAACAGCCACGCTTCCGGAATCAGAAAGTTTTATACAGATACAAATTGCAGATAGCGGACTGGGAATTGAACCCGCTAATTTGAAGACTATTTTTCAGCGGTATAAAAAATTTGATTCAGAACAAGCCGATTATTCAGGAACCGGAATTGGCCTGGATTTTTGTCAAAAACTAATTTCCCTACACAATGGATATATCAAGGCCGAAAATGCGAAAGAGCGAGGCGCAGTTTTTTCTTTTGTATTGCCCGTAAATCAAAATAATCTGGCAACCAGTCTTACTGAGGCGGTGGTCGAAAATGGCGGGGCGGTTTCAGTAACAAGTCAAACAAAAGAAATTATAAAAAGAAAGCATAAAACAGTACTGGTAGTTGAAGATGATGCTGAACTCAATCAGTTGCTTACCGAAAGTTTGAAGGAGTATTATTCAGTATTGTCGTCGTTTGATGGAAGTGAAGCACTCGAACTTATCGAAAATAAAGCAATTGATTTAATTGTGAGCGATGTAATGATGCCCAGCGTAAATGGCTTTGAGTTTTGTGAACAAGTGAAAACAAGTGAAAAATGGGCGCACATTCCTTTTATTTTATTGTCGGCAAAAACCGATATCGAGACCCAGATTTCGGGTTTAAACACTGGAGCCGATTTGTACATTACAAAACCATTTGAGATGAATTACCTGCTTGCAGTAGTAGACAGTCAAATGAGTAATCGCGAAAAAATTCATCAGATTTTTATGAATGGGGCAATGCCTAAATTCGAAAAAGATGAGCTCAATCAAAACGACATTCTCTTTTTGAAAAAAGTAAATAAACTAATTGAAGAAAATTACCGGAACACAGCATTTAATGTGGCCGATTTGGCTCAATTAATGAATATGAGCCGCTCTACTTTCTACCGCAAGTTTATCGGGCTTACCAACGTTACTCCCAACGATTATATTAAGAAGTTTAAAGTGAACAAGGCCGTTGAGTTATTAAAAACCAAAAGTTATTCCATTGCTGAAACCAGCGAACTGGCCGGTTTTGCTACACAAGGCTACTTTTCTACTACCTTTAAAAATGAAATGGGATTAACCCCCAGCGAGTTTGTAAAGAAAAACGTGTAA
- a CDS encoding sulfatase has product MRTIVLSCLLQIVFLYTSFAQNTKAHEPLNIIFILADDWGWTDWQMNGRNEGSAFYETPNLDKLASQGTFFSQAYAHPLCSPSRAAFLTGKYPGARLHMHAAITGASTSNPVLPGSAGADIKTCFPESKNHLPLEEITIAEELRSAGYKTFQFGKWHLGTPDFYPTKQGFDHEFAVGGAGPGRGGYFAPYNGLGSLPQGPEGEYITERITDEVCKTIENVKDEKFFIYFAHFNVHSPYEAKADVVEKYRQKLVKGSLGKHKNPVMAAMIEALDESVGKVMNKLEELGIEENTMVVVMGDNGGVHWTNDKNNPDIPVTSNEPLRAGKCCFYEGGVRVPLLIKFPGKEKARATENTPVHIIDFYPTFCNIAGIEISKEKDVCDGKNIMPLLTTSGVLEQRPLFCHFPRKKQIGADVGGSYIREGDYKLYRLYGLNDDATDAYELYNVCSDLSETRDSIGYLPEIATNLKSKLANWLNETGALIPVPNPHYIRPE; this is encoded by the coding sequence ATGAGAACAATTGTTTTAAGTTGCCTTTTACAAATTGTATTTTTGTATACTTCGTTTGCCCAAAATACAAAGGCACACGAACCTTTAAATATTATTTTTATTCTTGCCGACGACTGGGGCTGGACCGACTGGCAGATGAACGGGCGTAACGAGGGTTCCGCGTTTTACGAAACGCCTAACCTCGATAAATTGGCAAGCCAGGGAACATTCTTTTCGCAGGCATATGCACATCCGCTTTGTTCGCCTTCGCGTGCGGCTTTTCTTACCGGTAAATATCCTGGAGCCAGATTGCACATGCACGCTGCAATAACGGGAGCCAGCACATCGAATCCGGTTCTGCCCGGTTCGGCAGGCGCAGATATAAAAACTTGCTTCCCCGAATCGAAAAACCATTTACCGCTGGAGGAAATTACCATAGCTGAAGAACTTAGAAGTGCTGGTTATAAAACCTTTCAATTTGGCAAATGGCATTTAGGAACCCCGGACTTTTATCCTACAAAACAAGGATTCGACCATGAATTTGCGGTTGGAGGTGCGGGACCCGGAAGGGGTGGCTATTTTGCTCCGTATAACGGGCTTGGTAGTTTACCACAGGGCCCCGAAGGTGAATATATTACCGAAAGGATTACCGATGAAGTGTGCAAAACAATTGAAAATGTAAAAGACGAAAAATTCTTTATCTATTTCGCGCACTTCAATGTTCATTCTCCTTATGAGGCAAAAGCTGATGTGGTTGAAAAATACAGGCAAAAACTGGTGAAAGGTTCTTTGGGGAAGCATAAAAATCCGGTAATGGCTGCCATGATAGAAGCCCTGGATGAAAGTGTGGGTAAGGTAATGAATAAGCTGGAGGAACTGGGGATTGAAGAAAATACAATGGTAGTTGTAATGGGCGATAATGGAGGTGTGCACTGGACAAACGATAAAAATAATCCGGACATACCCGTTACATCGAATGAGCCTTTGCGAGCCGGTAAATGCTGTTTTTACGAAGGAGGAGTACGGGTACCACTGCTTATTAAATTTCCGGGTAAGGAAAAAGCCAGAGCCACAGAAAATACGCCTGTACATATTATCGATTTTTATCCTACATTTTGTAATATCGCGGGAATTGAGATTTCGAAAGAAAAGGATGTTTGCGATGGGAAAAATATTATGCCTTTACTAACAACCAGCGGAGTGCTGGAACAGCGACCATTGTTTTGTCATTTTCCGCGTAAAAAGCAGATTGGCGCTGATGTTGGTGGTTCGTATATTCGCGAGGGAGATTACAAATTGTACCGTTTGTATGGCTTAAATGACGATGCTACTGATGCTTACGAACTTTATAATGTTTGTTCTGATTTAAGTGAAACACGTGATTCGATAGGGTATTTGCCTGAGATTGCCACTAACCTTAAATCAAAATTGGCGAACTGGCTCAACGAAACAGGGGCTTTGATTCCCGTTCCCAATCCGCATTATATCAGGCCTGAATAG
- a CDS encoding sulfatase yields MFCRFLCWMKLNVFILALLGTFGCSFSGHTEKQPNIIFLLTDDQRWDAMGAMGNKIIQTPNMDDLANNGVLFTNAHVTTSICCSSRASILSGQYVSRHGIEGFRTPFSPAALQQTYPMLLKNNGYSIGFIGKYGVGNPQDFPDSLYHYWGCDALHQPNYENEDGEGNFIHYTDIVSSRINEFLERFGKDEKPFCLSVSFKAPHCQDGDPRQFIYAERYKKLYANVEFALPETAGSSYYSFFPQDFRIPVFNGVERQNEARKRWEIRFPDKEKFQESVRSYYRLISGVDDAIGILRKKLEEIGKAENTIIVFMGDNGFYLGEHGLAGKWYAHRESVKVPFFVFDPRADESQRGKRVDEFALNIDVAPTILSLAGVEIPETMQGINALDLLSHKTPEREMFFYEHNLDIPTIPNSEAVISKKYKYIKYADLSTPFEEFYDLENDSLEKVNLVGEEKYADAVQEFRKYLEVMGNEVK; encoded by the coding sequence ATGTTTTGTAGATTTTTGTGTTGGATGAAATTAAATGTGTTTATACTGGCGTTGTTAGGCACTTTTGGATGCTCCTTTTCCGGGCATACTGAAAAGCAGCCTAACATTATTTTTCTGTTAACCGACGACCAGCGCTGGGACGCCATGGGAGCCATGGGAAATAAAATAATTCAAACGCCTAATATGGACGACCTGGCAAATAATGGCGTGTTGTTTACCAATGCCCACGTGACCACCTCAATTTGTTGCAGTAGCCGCGCAAGTATTCTCTCCGGGCAGTACGTTTCAAGGCACGGAATAGAAGGTTTTCGTACTCCGTTTTCGCCGGCGGCACTTCAGCAAACTTACCCCATGTTATTAAAAAACAATGGTTATTCCATTGGTTTTATCGGCAAATACGGTGTGGGAAATCCGCAGGATTTTCCCGATTCGTTGTACCATTACTGGGGCTGCGATGCCTTGCACCAACCTAACTATGAGAACGAAGATGGAGAGGGGAACTTTATTCACTACACAGATATTGTAAGTAGCCGTATCAACGAATTTCTGGAAAGGTTCGGGAAAGACGAAAAACCTTTTTGTTTGTCGGTAAGTTTTAAGGCTCCACACTGCCAGGATGGCGACCCTCGCCAGTTTATTTACGCTGAGCGTTATAAAAAATTGTATGCTAATGTAGAATTTGCCTTGCCCGAAACTGCCGGTTCGTCGTATTATTCCTTCTTCCCACAAGATTTCAGGATACCGGTATTTAATGGCGTAGAACGACAAAATGAGGCTCGTAAACGTTGGGAAATACGTTTCCCCGATAAAGAAAAGTTCCAGGAATCGGTGCGTTCGTATTATCGTTTAATAAGCGGAGTTGACGATGCCATTGGAATACTCAGAAAGAAGTTGGAGGAAATAGGTAAAGCCGAAAATACAATAATAGTTTTTATGGGCGACAACGGTTTTTACCTGGGCGAACACGGATTGGCCGGAAAATGGTATGCGCACCGCGAGTCGGTTAAAGTACCGTTTTTTGTTTTCGACCCCAGAGCTGATGAAAGCCAAAGAGGAAAAAGAGTTGATGAATTTGCATTGAATATTGATGTGGCACCCACCATTTTATCGCTGGCAGGTGTTGAAATACCTGAAACAATGCAGGGAATAAATGCACTGGATTTGCTCTCACATAAAACACCCGAAAGGGAAATGTTTTTTTACGAGCACAACCTTGATATTCCGACAATACCCAATTCCGAGGCCGTGATTTCGAAAAAATACAAATACATAAAATACGCTGACCTGAGTACTCCTTTTGAAGAATTTTACGACCTGGAAAACGATTCTCTTGAAAAAGTAAATTTGGTTGGGGAGGAAAAGTATGCAGATGCAGTACAAGAGTTCAGAAAATACCTGGAAGTAATGGGCAACGAAGTGAAATAA
- a CDS encoding NAD(P)-dependent oxidoreductase: MDNRKKIKLTAYEVREDERIFFEEQAKLLNLEIIYTSETLNRKTLTLAGNSIAVTTLGQSRIDKALITCIKQMGIQCVATRTVGVNHIDVNAAKALDIHVSSVNYAPNGVADYTVMLILMSLRKYKQALFRINVNDYSLSGLRGKEMKDLTIGVVGTGSIGKQVLKNLAGFGCELIACSRHEAEDVKDIARYVSLEELYALADVISFHVPLTDKTSQMVNRNSIQSMKDGVALINCARGEIMNINDLIEGIENQRIGALAMDVFENESGIYHHDRKNDIISNREMAYIRQFPNVITTQHIAFYTDAAVQSMVNGALVNIVSAVHYGVHKIETVLSC, from the coding sequence ATGGATAATAGGAAGAAGATAAAGCTTACTGCCTATGAGGTGCGTGAAGATGAAAGGATTTTTTTTGAAGAACAGGCAAAGCTCCTGAATCTGGAAATTATTTATACTTCTGAAACTTTAAATCGAAAAACACTTACTCTTGCCGGGAATAGCATAGCCGTCACAACGCTGGGGCAAAGCCGGATTGATAAAGCACTAATAACCTGTATTAAGCAAATGGGTATCCAATGCGTGGCTACACGAACTGTTGGGGTAAACCATATCGATGTTAATGCAGCCAAAGCACTGGATATTCATGTTAGTAGTGTAAATTATGCTCCCAATGGTGTGGCCGATTATACCGTGATGTTAATTCTTATGAGCCTGCGGAAATACAAGCAAGCTTTGTTTCGTATTAATGTTAATGATTATTCATTATCAGGTTTACGTGGAAAAGAAATGAAAGACCTCACCATTGGAGTTGTTGGTACCGGAAGTATTGGGAAACAGGTGCTTAAAAATCTGGCGGGATTTGGCTGCGAGTTAATTGCCTGTAGCAGACACGAAGCTGAGGATGTAAAGGATATTGCGAGGTATGTGTCGTTGGAAGAACTGTACGCTTTGGCCGATGTGATTAGTTTTCATGTTCCTCTTACCGATAAAACCAGCCAGATGGTAAATCGTAACAGCATTCAATCAATGAAAGATGGAGTGGCTTTAATTAACTGCGCCAGAGGTGAAATTATGAATATTAATGACCTTATTGAAGGTATCGAAAATCAAAGAATAGGAGCGTTGGCAATGGATGTTTTTGAGAATGAAAGCGGTATTTACCATCACGACCGGAAAAACGACATCATTAGTAATCGCGAAATGGCATATATCAGGCAATTCCCCAATGTAATTACAACCCAGCATATTGCATTCTATACCGATGCGGCAGTTCAAAGTATGGTAAACGGTGCTTTAGTTAATATCGTGTCGGCGGTGCATTACGGGGTGCACAAAATTGAAACTGTTTTGTCGTGTTAA